A region of Allocoleopsis franciscana PCC 7113 DNA encodes the following proteins:
- a CDS encoding cytochrome P450 translates to MTLPDGPRSRRLPRLLRTLKLVFRPLDYLDEYSLRYGDIFKIGGEKSPPFVYVGNPEAVKQIFTAEPAQFESGRGNGVLRYLLGDNSLIMLDGESHERQRRLLMPPFHGDRLRTYSQLICDITQEVTDEWTIGKPFFVRPFMQEITLRVILRAVFGLDEGERFQQLRHLLNFMLDALGTPLSSTLLFFPSLRQDWGRFSPWGRFLRIKQQVRQLLYDEIRERREQGDFSRTDILTLLLSARDEAGQPMTDEELHDELMTLLVAGHETTASALTWAFYWIHHLPEVHDKLMADLGTLGDSVDPMEMARLPYLSAICSETLRIYPIAPSTFIRILKSPMEIGGYQFEAGTALMPSIYLIHQREDIYPEPKHFKPERFLERQYSPYEYLPFGGSNRRCIGAALAQLEMKLVLASIVSRFQLALTSNRPIKPVRRGLTLAPPAGMQMVAIAPRLEKSPVRA, encoded by the coding sequence ATGACATTACCTGATGGTCCGCGATCGCGGCGATTACCACGATTACTACGAACGCTCAAGCTGGTTTTTCGCCCCTTGGACTACCTAGACGAATATTCCCTACGCTATGGCGACATCTTCAAGATAGGAGGGGAAAAATCGCCGCCCTTCGTTTATGTGGGTAATCCAGAAGCGGTTAAGCAGATTTTTACTGCCGAGCCAGCACAATTTGAATCGGGCAGAGGCAATGGAGTTTTACGATATCTGCTGGGGGACAACTCCCTAATCATGCTCGATGGTGAGAGCCACGAACGCCAGCGACGGTTGTTGATGCCTCCCTTTCATGGCGATCGCCTACGGACTTACAGCCAACTCATCTGTGACATTACTCAGGAAGTAACAGATGAGTGGACGATTGGCAAGCCCTTTTTCGTCCGTCCCTTCATGCAAGAGATTACCTTACGGGTGATTTTACGCGCTGTGTTTGGATTGGATGAAGGAGAGCGATTTCAGCAGCTAAGACACTTGCTCAATTTCATGCTAGACGCGCTGGGTACTCCCCTCAGTTCTACCTTGCTGTTTTTCCCGTCACTCCGCCAGGATTGGGGGCGGTTCAGTCCGTGGGGGCGCTTTTTGCGAATCAAGCAGCAAGTCCGACAACTACTTTATGACGAGATTCGGGAACGGCGGGAGCAAGGTGACTTCTCTCGTACCGATATTCTTACCTTACTGCTGTCCGCTCGTGACGAAGCCGGTCAACCGATGACGGATGAAGAGTTACACGACGAGTTGATGACTCTCCTCGTTGCCGGACATGAAACCACCGCTTCCGCTCTAACCTGGGCATTTTACTGGATTCATCATCTCCCGGAAGTGCATGACAAGCTGATGGCGGACTTAGGAACGCTGGGTGATAGCGTCGATCCGATGGAAATGGCTCGACTTCCCTACCTGAGCGCTATCTGTTCTGAAACGCTGCGGATTTATCCCATTGCTCCGAGTACCTTCATTAGAATTCTCAAATCACCCATGGAGATTGGGGGGTATCAGTTTGAAGCGGGTACGGCACTGATGCCTTCAATTTATCTAATCCATCAACGAGAGGATATTTACCCAGAACCCAAGCATTTTAAACCAGAACGCTTCTTAGAAAGGCAATATTCCCCTTACGAATATTTACCGTTTGGTGGTAGCAACCGACGTTGTATTGGAGCGGCATTGGCACAGCTTGAGATGAAATTAGTCCTTGCGAGTATTGTGTCGCGCTTTCAGCTAGCACTCACCAGTAATCGTCCCATCAAGCCAGTACGTCGGGGCTTAACTTTAGCTCCCCCCGCAGGGATGCAGATGGTTGCAATTGCGCCTCGGCTTGAGAAAAGTCCAGTTAGGGCGTGA
- a CDS encoding GNAT family N-acetyltransferase, whose translation MIEIKSIQLHQSEEVKHLIFAVCNEIFQVSEEVIRRFDTMSDIDDMHSYYFNNGGTFLVLMDERKVVGSGAIRRLNNDICELKRMWFIKKYRGQGLANQMVQLLLDFARKTGYKKVRLDLLDEQKQTQALKFYKRLGFYAIAPYNDSFCTVFMEKIL comes from the coding sequence ATGATAGAAATCAAATCCATACAATTACACCAATCTGAAGAGGTCAAGCACCTAATTTTTGCAGTTTGCAATGAAATTTTTCAGGTTTCTGAAGAAGTGATTAGGCGTTTCGATACCATGTCTGACATAGATGATATGCACTCGTACTACTTTAACAACGGTGGCACATTCTTAGTGCTTATGGACGAGAGAAAGGTCGTGGGAAGTGGAGCTATCCGACGCTTGAATAATGACATCTGTGAACTAAAGCGAATGTGGTTTATCAAAAAGTACCGAGGACAAGGGTTAGCAAATCAAATGGTTCAGCTACTTTTAGATTTTGCCCGAAAAACAGGTTATAAAAAAGTCAGACTCGACCTCTTGGACGAACAAAAACAAACACAAGCACTTAAATTCTATAAGCGGCTGGGATTTTACGCGATCGCTCCCTACAACGATAGTTTCTGCACTGTGTTTATGGAGAAAATACTCTGA
- the rbsK gene encoding ribokinase, with product MKPIIVFGSINMDLVAKTPRLPVAGETIKGDEFFTAGGGKGANQAVAAARLGISTQIVGRLGNDDFGRQLLRHLQAAGVQTDGVLVDEATSSGVAVITVDDAGENNIIIIAGANGRLNETDVERLRSKLPGAAALLMQLEIPMTTVQLAAQAAHSAGVPVILDPAPAQDIPDELYSRIDIITPNQLEASQLVGFPVDGEEAAAKASAELQQRGVSTVIVKLGDRGVFCATAEETFFVPAFSVQAVDTVAAGDAFNGALAVALAQGRSLREAVVWGAAAGALSATKAGAQPSLPDRKTFETFLKERGVGIC from the coding sequence ATGAAACCAATCATTGTCTTTGGCAGCATTAACATGGATTTGGTCGCCAAAACTCCTCGGTTACCTGTTGCGGGAGAGACGATAAAAGGAGATGAATTTTTTACAGCCGGGGGCGGAAAAGGGGCAAATCAAGCCGTGGCGGCAGCGCGGCTGGGTATCTCCACTCAAATTGTGGGGCGTTTAGGGAATGATGATTTTGGGCGTCAACTGCTGCGTCATTTACAAGCTGCCGGTGTTCAGACGGATGGTGTTTTGGTAGATGAGGCAACAAGTTCTGGCGTCGCTGTGATTACGGTGGATGATGCCGGAGAAAACAACATTATTATTATTGCGGGTGCCAATGGACGGTTGAATGAAACTGACGTGGAACGCCTCCGCAGTAAGTTGCCAGGGGCAGCCGCTTTGCTGATGCAGTTGGAGATTCCGATGACAACCGTACAGTTAGCAGCGCAAGCGGCACACTCCGCAGGTGTACCTGTGATTCTTGATCCAGCACCGGCTCAAGATATTCCAGATGAGCTTTACTCACGGATCGATATTATTACTCCCAATCAGTTGGAAGCGTCTCAGTTAGTCGGTTTTCCTGTAGACGGGGAAGAGGCAGCCGCTAAAGCGTCGGCTGAGTTACAACAACGAGGTGTCAGTACGGTAATCGTGAAACTAGGCGATCGCGGTGTCTTCTGTGCGACGGCAGAGGAAACCTTCTTTGTCCCAGCTTTCTCAGTTCAAGCGGTTGATACGGTTGCGGCGGGTGATGCCTTCAATGGTGCTCTAGCAGTCGCTTTGGCTCAAGGGCGTTCTTTGCGGGAAGCGGTGGTGTGGGGAGCAGCCGCAGGGGCACTTTCGGCAACAAAAGCGGGGGCGCAACCTTCTTTACCGGATCGCAAGACGTTCGAGACGTTTCTGAAAGAACGGGGTGTGGGGATTTGTTAA
- a CDS encoding PadR family transcriptional regulator, whose translation MAIAHAILVSLIECPASGYDLGKRFESSVGFFWKATHQQIYRELTKLEEQGWISAEVIAQENRPDKKLYSVTEVGKQQLIEWMVQPGEPIPIKDDLLVKIFAGYLAPKETILAELQRHRQLHQERLKTYQDIEDEFFQNPQSLSQANKFHYLTLRKGIGYEMDWMTWCDEAIELLKSE comes from the coding sequence ATGGCGATCGCGCACGCGATTTTAGTCTCCCTGATTGAATGCCCCGCGAGTGGCTATGACTTGGGAAAGCGATTTGAGTCTTCAGTTGGTTTTTTTTGGAAAGCCACCCACCAGCAAATTTATCGGGAACTGACCAAACTCGAAGAACAAGGCTGGATTAGTGCAGAGGTCATTGCTCAAGAAAACCGCCCCGATAAAAAGCTCTACAGCGTTACAGAAGTCGGAAAGCAACAGTTGATTGAGTGGATGGTTCAACCCGGGGAACCGATTCCCATCAAAGACGATTTATTGGTTAAAATCTTCGCTGGCTATCTAGCTCCTAAAGAGACGATTTTGGCAGAATTACAGCGTCATCGCCAACTTCACCAGGAACGATTAAAGACTTACCAAGATATAGAAGACGAATTCTTTCAAAATCCTCAATCCCTTTCCCAAGCTAACAAGTTTCATTATCTAACTCTCCGCAAGGGCATTGGTTACGAGATGGATTGGATGACTTGGTGTGACGAAGCGATTGAACTTTTGAAATCAGAATGA
- a CDS encoding phosphotransacetylase family protein has translation MTKSAKYLLVGSTEAYCGKSATILGVAHQLKQKGLDIAYGKPLGTCLKDDCPNGMEEDVRFIPEVLNLPQKRVCSPLLSLDAEAIQKRLRGEDSTNYRQSLKQYIQEPSGDLMLLEGPGTLSEGSLFDLSLLEVAQEIDATVLLVARFHSILIVETLLSAKERLGKHLLGVVINDIPPEQLSMAQSTVRTFLERQGIPVLGMLPRSPLLRSVSVRELVHQLQAEVLCRSDRLDLMVESLTIGAMNVNAALGYFRKRNNMAVITGGDRADIQMAALETSTQCLVLTGHMPPQPFILNRAEELEIPVLSVDLDTLTTVEIIDRAFGQVRLHEPIKVQCIQQLMEQYFDIDRLMSQLGLEAVVSAHS, from the coding sequence GTGACAAAATCCGCGAAATATTTGCTGGTCGGGTCAACAGAAGCTTACTGTGGTAAGTCAGCGACTATCTTGGGCGTTGCTCATCAGTTGAAACAAAAAGGGCTAGACATCGCCTATGGGAAACCACTCGGAACGTGTCTGAAAGATGATTGCCCGAATGGAATGGAAGAAGATGTCCGGTTTATCCCGGAAGTACTCAATTTGCCGCAAAAGCGGGTATGTTCCCCTCTGCTCTCTTTGGACGCCGAGGCGATTCAAAAACGCCTGCGGGGAGAGGACTCAACTAATTATCGTCAATCTCTAAAACAGTACATTCAAGAACCCAGCGGCGATTTAATGTTGTTGGAAGGGCCAGGAACTCTGAGTGAGGGGAGTTTGTTTGACTTATCGTTGCTGGAGGTCGCTCAAGAAATTGACGCTACTGTCCTGCTTGTGGCTCGATTTCACTCCATTTTGATCGTAGAGACTCTGTTGTCGGCTAAAGAACGCCTGGGTAAGCATTTGCTGGGAGTTGTGATTAATGATATTCCGCCTGAGCAACTGTCGATGGCTCAATCAACCGTGCGAACATTTCTAGAACGCCAGGGAATTCCTGTGTTGGGGATGTTACCCAGAAGTCCACTATTACGTAGTGTCAGCGTTCGGGAATTGGTACATCAGTTGCAAGCGGAAGTGCTTTGTCGTTCTGATCGCTTGGATTTGATGGTAGAAAGTTTGACAATTGGGGCAATGAATGTTAATGCTGCTTTAGGGTATTTCCGCAAGCGAAATAATATGGCAGTGATAACAGGAGGCGATCGCGCAGATATTCAGATGGCAGCGCTTGAAACCTCGACCCAGTGTCTCGTCCTCACGGGTCACATGCCACCCCAACCGTTTATCCTCAACCGCGCCGAAGAGTTAGAAATCCCTGTTTTGTCAGTTGACCTAGATACACTCACCACCGTGGAAATTATTGACCGTGCCTTTGGTCAGGTACGCCTCCACGAACCCATCAAAGTGCAGTGCATTCAACAACTGATGGAACAGTACTTTGACATTGATCGCCTGATGAGTCAGTTGGGTTTAGAAGCCGTCGTGTCAGCACATTCTTAG
- the ebsA gene encoding type IV pilus biogenesis protein EbsA — protein sequence MSIEKLQPADKAAVGVYMPYYQGAKRNVLPLAISLYQQGSLEGQRRIEGGDSIPFVATWFVSKLPSELTRCRLQFDGNADLSYEVTMANSEFINYLIEVIMNFKRSRLSDFSQAFYRKLLRIDE from the coding sequence ATGTCCATCGAAAAACTTCAGCCTGCCGACAAAGCAGCCGTAGGTGTTTACATGCCCTACTATCAGGGTGCAAAGCGCAACGTCTTACCCTTAGCCATTAGTCTGTATCAACAGGGTTCCCTTGAAGGTCAGCGCCGGATAGAAGGTGGTGATAGCATCCCCTTTGTCGCTACCTGGTTCGTCTCCAAGCTTCCTTCAGAACTGACTCGCTGCCGATTACAGTTTGATGGCAACGCCGACCTCAGTTACGAAGTCACTATGGCAAATTCTGAGTTTATCAATTACTTAATTGAAGTAATTATGAATTTTAAGCGATCGCGCCTGTCAGATTTTTCTCAGGCATTCTATCGCAAGCTGCTACGGATTGACGAGTAA
- a CDS encoding 2-isopropylmalate synthase, translated as MSIQPQPDRVIIFDTTLRDGEQSPGATLNVEEKLAIAHQLALLGVDVIEAGFAVSSPGDFAAVRTIAQQVGVPGGPVICSLARAIRKDIQAAAEALKPAAHPRIHVFISTSDIHLKHQLRKSRSEVLAIAEEMVAYAKSFVEDVEFSPMDATRSDREFLYQVLERAIAAGATTLNIPDTVGYSTPKDMGALIQGIRANVPNSDRVIMSVHAQNDLGLATANALAAIENGVRQVECTINGIGERAGNTALEEIVMALQVRKADFNPYFGRPVESDAPLTRINTQEIYKTSRLVSQSTGILVQPNKAIVGANAFAHESGIHQDGVLKHRETYEIMDAAAIGLSENQIVLGKHSGRNAFRTRLQELGFNLSEDELNKAFHRFKEVADKKKEVSDWDLEAIVRDETLPQVEQGFQLEHVQVICGDCACPTATVTVMNPSGEIRTDAAVGTGPVDAVYQAINRLVQIPNQLIEFSVQSVTQGIDALGTVTIRLRHQERIFSGQASDTDIVVASAYAYVNALNRLYRYIQTQTDELKVSPISQQYSERPEFFVNSQLQAD; from the coding sequence ATGAGCATTCAACCTCAACCCGACCGAGTGATTATCTTCGACACCACGCTACGGGATGGCGAACAGTCACCGGGCGCAACCCTGAATGTGGAAGAGAAACTGGCGATCGCTCATCAACTGGCTCTCCTAGGGGTGGATGTGATAGAAGCGGGATTTGCGGTTTCTAGTCCTGGCGATTTTGCAGCAGTAAGAACCATTGCCCAACAAGTTGGAGTGCCCGGTGGGCCGGTTATTTGTAGTTTGGCGAGAGCCATTCGCAAAGATATTCAAGCGGCGGCGGAAGCCTTGAAACCCGCTGCCCATCCCCGAATTCATGTGTTCATTTCTACCTCAGACATTCATCTCAAGCATCAGTTGAGAAAGTCTCGAAGTGAGGTATTGGCGATCGCAGAAGAAATGGTTGCCTATGCCAAGTCGTTTGTCGAGGATGTGGAATTCTCGCCGATGGACGCCACTCGCTCAGATCGGGAGTTCTTGTATCAAGTATTAGAACGTGCGATCGCCGCTGGTGCAACCACACTGAACATCCCCGATACCGTCGGCTACTCTACCCCGAAAGACATGGGTGCATTGATTCAGGGGATTCGAGCAAATGTCCCGAATAGCGATCGTGTAATTATGTCCGTTCACGCCCAAAACGATTTGGGTTTAGCCACCGCCAACGCCCTAGCGGCGATTGAAAACGGCGTCCGTCAGGTGGAATGCACGATTAACGGCATTGGCGAACGCGCAGGTAATACCGCCTTGGAAGAAATTGTCATGGCATTGCAGGTTCGCAAGGCAGATTTCAACCCTTATTTCGGTCGTCCGGTTGAGTCAGACGCACCCCTCACCCGCATTAATACTCAGGAAATTTACAAAACCTCTCGTTTAGTCTCCCAATCTACAGGAATTCTGGTTCAGCCCAACAAGGCAATCGTGGGAGCAAACGCCTTTGCCCACGAGTCGGGGATTCACCAAGATGGCGTCCTCAAGCACCGAGAAACCTATGAGATTATGGACGCGGCTGCCATTGGTTTGTCGGAGAACCAAATTGTTTTGGGGAAACACTCCGGACGTAACGCCTTCCGCACTCGCTTGCAAGAGTTGGGTTTTAATCTGAGTGAGGATGAACTGAATAAAGCCTTTCATCGCTTCAAAGAAGTAGCGGATAAGAAAAAGGAAGTATCCGATTGGGATTTGGAAGCGATCGTCCGTGATGAAACACTACCTCAAGTGGAACAAGGTTTTCAACTCGAACATGTCCAAGTCATTTGTGGCGACTGCGCCTGCCCGACGGCAACGGTTACGGTGATGAATCCCAGTGGGGAAATTCGCACAGATGCGGCTGTGGGTACGGGGCCGGTGGATGCGGTGTATCAAGCGATTAATCGATTGGTACAGATTCCCAATCAACTGATTGAATTCTCGGTTCAGTCGGTGACACAGGGTATTGATGCGCTGGGAACGGTGACGATTCGCCTCAGACATCAGGAGCGAATTTTCTCTGGACAGGCATCGGATACCGATATTGTGGTGGCATCAGCTTATGCCTATGTGAACGCACTAAATCGGCTCTATCGCTATATCCAAACCCAAACGGATGAGTTGAAAGTAAGCCCTATCAGCCAGCAATATTCAGAACGTCCTGAGTTTTTTGTAAACAGCCAGTTGCAGGCAGATTAA
- a CDS encoding GntR family transcriptional regulator, with product MNLGDLAANVLQQQRSTPDLIADALREAILRGIFQEGQSLRQDEIAAQFGVSRIPVREALRQLEAEGLVTLQLNRGATVSALSPAEAQEICEIRSALETTAIQLAIPQLRESDLEKAALILDATNQTTDAARWATLNWEFHAVLYTPANRPRLLTMIKTLHVNIDRYVRLQMEKMNYLEKSQKEHYQLLDACRQRDAKAAVKVLKRHIDTAGEELVAYLEQNRSDR from the coding sequence ATGAACTTAGGTGACCTAGCCGCTAACGTGCTGCAACAGCAACGCAGCACCCCCGATTTAATTGCCGATGCGTTGCGAGAGGCGATTTTGCGGGGTATTTTTCAGGAAGGGCAATCCCTGAGACAGGATGAAATCGCGGCTCAGTTTGGGGTGAGTCGAATCCCCGTGCGGGAGGCACTACGGCAATTAGAAGCAGAAGGGTTGGTGACGCTGCAACTCAATCGAGGGGCAACAGTATCAGCACTCTCTCCCGCAGAGGCTCAAGAAATTTGTGAGATTCGCAGCGCCTTAGAAACAACAGCGATTCAACTAGCGATTCCCCAGTTGAGGGAATCGGATTTAGAAAAAGCGGCATTAATTTTGGATGCCACGAATCAGACGACAGATGCGGCACGTTGGGCGACATTGAACTGGGAATTCCATGCGGTGCTTTACACTCCAGCCAATCGCCCTCGACTATTGACGATGATTAAAACCTTACACGTTAATATCGATCGCTACGTTCGGCTTCAGATGGAGAAGATGAATTACCTGGAGAAGTCGCAAAAGGAACATTACCAACTGCTGGATGCCTGTCGTCAACGAGATGCTAAAGCGGCAGTCAAGGTACTGAAACGACACATCGACACCGCCGGAGAGGAACTGGTGGCTTACTTGGAACAAAATAGAAGCGATCGCTAA
- a CDS encoding DIP1984 family protein, whose protein sequence is MKLAEALILRADCQKRIEQLRQRLVRSAKVQEGETPPEQPQALIAELDATINQLVDLIQRINKTNSLTNLEEGMTISDALAQRDTLLLKRSVYTSLVDAAAYQQDRYSASEIKSFSTVNVAELQTQTDRLSRECRELDTKIQSSNWNTELMD, encoded by the coding sequence ATGAAATTGGCTGAAGCGTTAATACTCAGAGCGGATTGTCAAAAAAGAATTGAACAGTTGCGGCAACGATTAGTAAGAAGTGCTAAAGTTCAGGAAGGAGAAACGCCTCCAGAACAGCCGCAAGCACTCATCGCAGAATTAGACGCGACGATTAATCAATTGGTAGACTTGATTCAGAGAATCAACAAAACTAATTCACTCACAAATCTGGAAGAGGGGATGACGATATCTGATGCTTTGGCGCAGAGAGATACACTCTTACTCAAGCGCAGTGTATATACTTCTCTCGTTGATGCCGCCGCTTATCAGCAAGATCGGTATAGTGCCTCTGAAATCAAGTCTTTCAGTACAGTTAATGTTGCCGAACTGCAAACGCAAACGGATCGACTTTCCAGAGAATGCCGAGAATTAGATACGAAAATCCAATCATCAAACTGGAATACTGAACTTATGGATTGA